In the Myxocyprinus asiaticus isolate MX2 ecotype Aquarium Trade chromosome 31, UBuf_Myxa_2, whole genome shotgun sequence genome, AAAcgacttttattaaaaatatactgAAATATTGTGTGTATAAAGTttccttgagctttggaaagacGCAAAATACATAAAACCTGTTTTTACCATTATATAGTACTGTTAGCAGTGGAGTTGCCATAGCAACCGGACCAAACCCAAACTGGAGAAGACAGCAGCTGCACCTGCGTCTCAAAGTTcaacaaccacatcagattggttaagtaacattattaccttctactttaagttctgttaatatttttgcatctgtgattATTTGGCAGCTTTAATCACCGGAAATGTCCGCTAACATTATGCCAAATATTTATAACGGAAGTGTCGAGGATAagcttttatgtatgtatatatttgatgctatttattaaaataaatgtatgcataatataaatgtgaatctctctatctctctatcatctatcaatctattaatttaattgttcattttgaatttattgctaactgattaatttgacatttttgctataattctatataattatttattgaaaaaaatatgtagatcttctgaagattatattttaatgaagtcattaaccatttttatgtatccttaaaattgctttaaattaaattaaatgtaattcaaggcattaggtgttaagctgGTCTATGTACAAAAGTAATTTAGGCTTGCAATTCTGTACATGGCCATAGGTTTCAATTTCTTGTATTGTTGCAATTTTTTCTCTAttctctgtcaaaataaatgaagtacattaactttgagtctgcattcgttatttgCACTGTTCAAATAGCCTCTAAAGTTATGTTGGGAAAATGAGGATATAAattggttaccaacaaacaactattgatCCCCAACGTTGCCACAACATTGTCATGACAGACTGGCACCGTTgcaaagttacgttgtggctaCGAATCCAGGAATTTTACTTTTCTGGTTGTCACAACGTTtggaaagtttggtcatcaaattacgttGTAGTTTCGTAATGGCCACATAATTTGGTTAGCTGGGTAATTGCAGTAGGGTACAGTAATTTCAACAGTTCAGATATACTGTAACATTTCTGACATTGTTGGAAGCGAGATGCTCTGAATCATCAACTTATTTTGGGAAACTGATAATGAAAGGACATCAGATAGGATGTACTACTATGGTATAGcaattttcataatattttattatttttttcattgctgGCTTATTTTAGGGATAGTGTAGAGCAGTGAATAAGTGACCTTCAAGAGACCATCAACATCCCTGGTCCTCCACTGGACCAAAGTTTTAGCCAGGTAGGATACATGCTATGGAGTTGGGTTGGATAGGCTATAGTAATGGTAGGCTATAGTTTCTTAGAATCTCCTATTTTGACTGGAATTGTGTTggacataattatttaaattatgtttCAAAATAGTTTGGCAAAATACTTGACTCATTGTTCTACCTTCCCCTCTTCTCAATGACATACATAAACATGTTAACCTAATAATACAATAGTAGCCTATGTAACCAAAcagaacaattaaaaaataattacaaattaagtaatctttaaaaGCCATTCATGCTCATATCATAATATGTCAATACAATATTGTATACCATGTAGACCTATACTTTAATCAACATTGCATTGCTTCCCTCTAGTGACCTATACTATATCAATCATGACAGTTTTAAagataaaaactgttttttttgtaCTTATATGAATTTTGATCTCTTGGCGGTTGCAGTGTAATGCCCcgtaaagaaagaaataagaaaaagaagGAGAGGGAGCGACAGCAGGCAGCCAAGGGTAGCAACTCACTTACTTCATGGATCAGGCCAGTTAGTAGTAGGgaagaagaaaaggagggaagtaATGATTCAGATTAAGAAAGTGAGGCCATAGTTGATGTGCAAGAATTTGCTGGTGAACAAGATACAGGAGCTACTGCAGGAGAGTTACCAGAAGGAGAAGCAAGAGAAGAAAGTCAGTATGGAACTGCTAGTGTGGATCAGGAGGATGTGATGGAGACAGGAGCCCCTGCAGGAGAGTTACCTCCAGAAGAAACAAGAGAAGAAAGCCAGCATGGAACAGCTGCAAATAAAGAGAATGTAATCTCAAAACTAGTGGTTTTGAATTGTCCTACAGATCCTGCCCACATGCAgacatttaatattaattatagTTACAGCTATATTAAAATGTGTGAGAAAGTCAGACATTGCCAGTCTGTTATGACATTCCCAAAAAACACAGACGGGCGGTCTTTCCTGAGATGGTACACGGATTGCCCATGGTTGGAGTATTCACCAAAAAATGATGCCATGTGCTGCTTTAGCTGTCGCATTTTTCGTAAAGAAGAAAAATTCAAGAACAAAACAGCCTGGAAGACAGTAGGCATAGATACATGGAGGAGTGCCATTGGAAAAATTAAAGAGCATGCCAGCACAGAGGCCCAGATGATGAGTATGGTGAGATGGAACATATACTCCAAAAAAGCTCTACAAGCTGCTTTTGATACATCAGATATTCAGGGGAAAGCAACACAAGAGAGAGAACAAGGAAATCCTGACACGTTTGACTGACATCACCTTGTATCTGGCACGACAGGGGCAAGCTTTTAGAGGAGATGATGAGTCAAGCTCAAGTGCCAACCAAGGCAACTTCCTTGAGCTTGTGAAAATATTGGCCCTGTATGATAGCATAATGAAGCTGCATTTGGATGCCATCCAGGAAAAacaagtgtgacgaggaggagggcagggccgggccgtgactacgcacgcctggcccccaattgggctagtcagctgaggagagggataaatgcagcgggacgcagcagttttttttttttttttttttttttggatttttcccctttttcacccaatttggaatgcccaattcccagtgagctttttaagtcctcgtggtcacgtagtgattcgcctcaatccgggtggcggaggacgaacctcagttgcctccgcttctgagcccatcaacccacgcatcttatcacgtggcttgttgagcgcgttgccccggagacatagcgcgtgtggaggcttcacgccatccaccgtggcatccgcgctcaactcaccacgcgccccaccgagaactaaccacattatagcgaccacaaggaggttaccccatgtgactctaccctccctagcaaccgggccaatttggttgcttaggagacctggctggagtcactcagcacaccctgggattctaactagtgaactccaggggtggtagccagcgtattttaccactgagctacccaggcccccggacgtggcagtttgggagagagagaaccacgtgcagctgcagtgtgtgcgtttatgttttgtgtctttttgtttccattaaacattattttgatggtttgtccagttcccgcctcctcctttcccatgaaGCTAGTAACCCTGTGACAACAAGCCTCCATGAAAAGACCCCAAGTGTCCTTTCTCTCAAACAGGAGCCAGAATGACATGATAAGGTCCTTGGGTACCTTCATTAGGAGGGAAATACAGAAGGAAATCGAAGACGCTCAAATCTTCTCCATCCTTCTGGATGAGACCATAGATGCCTCTAATAAAGAGCAAGTTTCCTTTGTAGTTCGCTACATAAGTGACATGGAAATTAAGAAGAGTTTTCTCCAGGTTTGCACTGTCGAGTCCACAACAAGAAAAGAGTTGGAGAATGTTGTTATCTCTCTCCTTCAGGAAAATGGACTTGACTTGAAGATCATCAGGGGCCAAGGATATGATGGGGCCGCAAACATGAACAGAATGTACAAAGGTCTACAGTCCCGGATCCGTACACTCAATGAAAAGGCTCTTTATGTTAATTGCCAGGCACACTGCTTGAATCTGGTCCTGGTTGAGAGTGCAAAGTCCAATGTTCACTTTGTGACATTTTTCTCCTTGGTGGAGAAACTGTATGTCTTCTGCACTGGCTCCACAAAGAGGCATACAGCATTTTTAAAATGCCAGCAGTCCTTGTATCCTGGTCAGCATGTTGTTGAGCTGCAGACATTGTCTGACACTCGGTGGGCCTGCCGAGAAAGATCCCTGACAGCCCTCAAAAAGGTTCTGAAAGCTTTAATCAAGCTGCTCACAGACATCAGTGAGTCAGACCCACCTGACACAGCTGCTGGGGATGCAAAGTTGTACATGAAGGCTATCGACTTTGAATTCCTTGTTTGCTTAGAAATCACCACCCCAGTGTTCCAGGTAACTGGAGTGGCCTCTGATGCTCTGCAACAAAAAGATCTGGATCTCTCCACTGCCTACACAGTAACTGACGGAGTGCTTGACACAGTGAAGAATCTGAGGTCTGAGGAGGAATTTAAAACCATATTCCAGAAAGCCATTGAAAAGGCAGAAGATGCAGGTATCGACATTCCCACATTACCTCCTGGCcaggaaaggaaaaggaaagtgCCAGCATGATACCTGCATAGTGCCACAGCTGCTCAAGGCAGCCATACTTTCCAACTGTTGAGGAGTTCTACCGGGCCAAGGTGTTCTTCACTTTCCTGGATACAATCACAGAGGAACTCAGAAGAAGATTTAAAGAAGATGGGAGAATGCCCACAGGGAAAATTCTGCAGTCATTCCAGTCTGACAGTTCATGACAACTGGAGAGATGCTTTTCAAAAATGAGGTTAATTAAGAAACAACTCTGAAGCCTCTGCTCGGACCTTCTCATCATAGCCATAGAGGGACACCCCAGTGGATCACAGTGAGGTCATAAACATCTTCAAGCATATGGCTCACAGAAGATTGCTGTTGTAATTAGGTTTAAAGAAGAGTTGAAACCCTGTTTTAATTTCATTTGtactttttctttatttattcctATCACATGCCAACTTGGTGGGCACACAGAGGCTGCCCAGTACCCAGGCCATACAATAACTGTTATTTTTATGTTGTTGAGgaaaaactgaaaacagagtttacAACACTAAGGTGTAAGACTGTTTGCTCTAAGCTTTCTTTAATAtcacattttttttatctgtttatcaTGTCTTAGATTAAAGTTCTGTAAGTAAATTGAAAAATACAAGTACAATATGTTATATATTCTTTATCATTCTGTATTATTACTGTTGTTATTAATAGTGAATAAAACTACAGCTTTTGAgactatttttttgttatttaatttgtCATTATGATGTGACCAATTCTTCCTTTTATGTAGGCTTACTAAataatcttatttaaaaaaaaaaaaaaaagggtgggtGCCCTTTTTTAGTTTCAGCACATGCCCCTTAAAAGGTCTGTGCACGGCCCTGGCTATGTGGCAGCCAGTCATTTCTAACTTGAATTGGAATGAATTGAAAAGACACCACGGCAAAACAATAAGGTGAAATGACAACTGTTTTATTGGCATGTTAAACCAATCATTGCAGATACAGCaacataaactgaaataaaaaagtgAACTGTACATTTATACTTAAACTAAAGACAATGTGATATTGCTACTGCTGGCATGTTCACATGAATGAAATTACAGTAATTTTCGTATCAACATCAGCTACAACCTGCATGTTTAACACTGTAGCACAGTTGTGTTATTAGCTTTACTAAACACAcaattccatttatttttttatcctcttAAAGTACCATCACATACTGCATATAGAAATTTTGAAAAACAGCAGCTACACAACAATGTTCTGGCAATGCTATCACCAAACAAAGACAAAACTCATTGTAATTCACACATCAGATAAGCATTCCAGTAGTGAGCAGGATAATTTACCAAAGCTGTTGATTcatcatttgtttaattttatagAACACAGCTTACAATCAATCCCAACCCTTTAGAAACAATAAGAATTTTCTTGTAGAACCCCCTTCCCATACAATACAGGCACATCCCTCATATCGCCCATGGAATGTTAGTGTCTCAGGCAAACTCCCAGTTTCAGTTCAAaagacttgattttttttttgtcatctttaaaaacaaatggcaTAATCACGTTATCTGTCACACTCTGTCTCATTCCCTCCCTTCTAAAAAACAgttaaaacaaagagaaagaaCAAAATAAGAGGAAATCAAGTTGCTTCATGACTACAGTTTTTCAGGAGAACTGGAGTGGGATAAGATGGAATCCCTCTTATAAGGCTTTTCTCTTGAACATTATCTATAAAATGAGCTTTTaatattggacaaaaaaaaaaaaagacaaaaatattccTCTGTATTGTACAAGAAAAGAGGTATGGGGTCTGGTCAAACACAATGCTATTTAGAAGCCTCCTCTGACTTCTCATCTGCTGCCTCTCCATCGGAATTAGTTTCCTataacatgcacaaacacacacaaaaaaattaaagtttaACAGATTTGGCCATAGCTACAATCACTGTTGACTACATATGCAGATATGCAAATTACTTACTTCCTCAGCTTTGGCCTCTCCATTTTCTGCAGGTGTCGTCTCCTCTGCCTCCCGCTTTGCATCCTCTTTCTTCTCCTCTGGTTTAGCCTTTTCTACAACTTTGGTCTTCTTGCCTTTGACAGGTGCCTTCTGTAATGGAGCCACTGATTTAAGCCAATGCTGTAttacacttttttcttttaatccccttttcttcccaatgtGGCACgctcagttcccactacttactaggtcctcgtggagcagttactcacctcaatctgggtggcggaggacaagtctcagttgcctccacttctgagacagtcaatccacgcatcttatcacgtggctcgctgtgcatgacaccgcggagactcacagcatgtggaggctcatgccattctccgcgatccacacacaacttaccatgtgcaccatcgagagcgagaaccactaatcgcgaccacgaggaggttactagggttgcagcggtataccagtttcacggtataccacggtatgaaaatttaCGGTTATTATACCATGTACATCTacagtattgagaaaaaaaataaataaatgcaaccagatggagaatctcacctgcgcatcctcctcgactgcctgtcagactcatcAACttgccccccccccacacacatatGCGCATCGGAGAATTTGTCAGAGAAGCGAggtgagggggtctgacataagtgagtgtgtgagttaaagcattgttctcaactggtgggtcgcgacccaaaagcgagtcgcaggtctattcggactgggtagcggacagcagggaaagaacaatgccatggctctcccattgaagatatttcagcggccgtccaagtgatagcctatttaggactgccgaggcagatttaatgataatctcgcaatcagctaaagtcttctcatctgcactttcgcacgagtgtaacggaaccagctcgtgcTAATGATCTACTCTGCTCTCTGgcgcgcgtgcaacaaccgggcttccctcgatattgcggagcacagacctcaaaactgatgtgaccaatttcaattctagtgagacttttctagtttaaagcattacggaggaagtcaagtcaaacccaacaaacagtaggcagccctgacatgccaaacagcactgaggaggaaaagagcaacactgtgctatgcgcaattttttttcttcattatacatcacctttacaaaattgtttcacaattTTACACGAGCaacttatattttgacaaaatgttataattcaatatgaaataatctaaaaaggttgaatctattagacctcattttatatcaacagtggcagatgtacagttgtgctcaaaagtttgcataccctggcagaaattgtgaaatttaggcattgattttgaaaatgactgatcatgcaaaaagatccccgaattttccacttcttaataagtgactgaacagtactgactggcattttcaaggcttttggatatctttttatatccttttccatctttatgaagTTCCATTACTGTTACGCAGgtgttttgacagttcttttctgc is a window encoding:
- the LOC127422310 gene encoding non-histone chromosomal protein HMG-17-like; amino-acid sequence: MPKRSKANNGTEAAEPKRRSERLQAKPETPKSEPKPKKAPVKGKKTKVVEKAKPEEKKEDAKREAEETTPAENGEAKAEEETNSDGEAADEKSEEASK